The Pseudomonas cucumis sequence GCGTGAACAAGTCACCCGCCGGCCGTTCGTGCGCTCGACCAACCTTGTATGGAACACCAACCTCTATTGCAGTTCGTTGTTCGGTGAGTATCAGGAAAAGATCAATCACGGCGATTACACCCAAGGCAAGTTATGGCTCATGAACGGCAATCCGGTCACGCCCAATACCGCGTTGCTGGTATATCGGCTGAGCGAAGGAAACCAGGGCGCATTGACCACGCTGGACGGTTATCACCTGAGTAACGTGCTGCGCCTGATCGGGCGCAAAACATTATTGATGCTGCAAGTCGGCCCCCACTGGTTGTCAGCCGACGGCAAGGTCCATGACGACGCCCTGCCCATCTTGCCGGTGGCGCAAAATACGCTGACGTCCTCGCGTTATGCCTTTACCGTGGCCGCAGGTTTTCCCGAAGGAGAAACCTGGCGTTACATGCGCAGTGAGTACCCACCGCTGTTCAGTCTGTTGATGTTTTTCGGTGTGGTGTCCGGTTCGATCGGGCATGTCCTGCAGAAGCGCTCGACCTCGCCTAGTCGTGAAATGCAGCGGGCGCTGGAGGCAGCAGAGTTCATTCCTTACTTTCAGCCCGTGGTGCATGGCGACAATAAGCAGTGGTCCGGCGCCGAAGTATTGATGCGCTGGCAACATCCCAAGGAAGGCCTGGTGCGCCCTGATCTGTTCATCCCGTTTGCCGAACATTCCGGGTTGATCGTGCCGATGACTCGCTCCTTGATGCGACAGGCCGCCGCATTGCTGGCTCCCTTGTCGGCGGCGTTCGACGGGCCATTTCACATTGGTATCAACATCACCGCCAGTCACTGCCGGGATCTGGAACTGGTCGAGGACTGTCGTGAGTTCCTCAGCGCTTTCGCGCCGGGCAGCATCAGCCTGGTGCTTGAGCTGACCGAACGCGAACTCATCGAGCCGACAGCCATCACCCTGCAATTGTTCGAGCAGCTTCACGGGTTGGGCGTGATGATCGCGATCGATGACTTCGGCACCGGCCATTCAAGCCTGGGTTATTTGCGTCAGTTCAATGTGGACTTCCTGAAAATCGACCAGAGTTTTGTTGCGATGATCGGTGTCGACGCCCTCTCCCGGCACATTCTGGACAGCATCATCGAGCTCTCGGCCAAACTCGATCTGGGTATCGTCGCCGAAGGCGTGGAAACCGAGGAGCAAAGTGACTATCTGACCGCCCACGGCGTGAACTTCCTGCAAGGTTATCTGTTCGGCCGACCGATGCCCGGTGCAGATTTCATTAGTGCATTAAGTGATCATTAACTAACCACTTTAAGCACGGAGATCATGATGATACGCACCAAATTGAATCAAAAGACTACTCTCGTTACATGAAGAAAAAGTCAGGATTTACTCTTGGCCAATTAACTACTACAATTTTTCATACCTGTGCAGAACTGGCAGGTGAGCCATTATCACCGAGTCGCTTCAAGGCTCTTGGCTTATAGCTTTGTTTGCGGTTGGTATCAGCCAAACACACTATTGGAGTAAAGATATTGTCCAGACTCGCTGAATTCCGTGCAGCTGAAAAGGCCCTTCAAGAACAGCTCAAGCAGTTGGAATCGCTGAAGAACGATGCCGGGCTCAAAAAAGAAATCGAATTCGAAGAAAAGCTCCAGGGGCTGATGAAAACCTACGGCAAGAGCTTGCGCGACATCATCGCCATCCTCGATCCGAACCCGGCGAAATCCGGCCTGCAGCAGGCAACAGCGCCTAAAACCCGCCGCGCTCGCGTGGTCAAGGTTTATCAGAACCCGCACACCGGTGAACTGATTGAAACCAAGGGTGGCAACCACCGCGGCCTGAAAGCCTGGAAGGAACAATACGGTGCTGCCACCGTTGATTCCTGGCTGCGTGGCTAAGCACTCGCGATCATAAAAAAAGCCCTGCTAATGCAGGGCTTTTTCATGGATGGTGTCTAAATGCAACGATAGTCGCCGATCAACTCGTTATATACCGACCAACTTTATGCTTAATCCCTTTGGCTATCTAAAAAATGCCGAACACGCTGAAATCTACTGATACGCAAACCTTAAACTAAAGTTTCAAGCTGTTTCGAGCCACCGCTATGTCGTCCTGACTTGCCTTATAAACCTCGGCCTGCCCTGCATAGGAAAGAACATAAGCCTTATCGGCGTCTACCGCAGCGACCAATGTTTGAGACAGCACATGTCGACCGTTCTGCGTAATCGTGCAAGTAGTTTCCAGCGCCGATAGTCGGCTCAAGGTAGTCGGGTGAATTTTAGTGCAAACGCTCTGATACCCGCTCTGAAAAAAGTCCTTTTGCACCGACTTGCGCATTTCCAGTAGCACGCCTTCCAGATTCACCTGGTGACCACTTTCCACTTGAGTCATGGTCAACTCCATCACCATCACCGGTGTACCGTCCTGGTCGTTCTTTACCGCGCGTTGCCGGGAAACCTGAGGCTTGGCCTCGTCTTGCGGAACGGTCTCGACAGTCCATCCATTGGGCCAGGTCACGACCGGAGCTTCTGCATGAGCACGGGTAACAGCTGAAAGCAGACACATCAGGACGAACATCAATTGACAGGATCGGACCATTGTAATGAACACTCACGGATTGAGCCGCGAAGTCTGAGCTTCACCCGCCCGACAGGCAAGCCTGCGGTTTTGGTTTGGCGATGCCAGGGCCCTTGCGTATCATTGTGAGCATTCTTGGAATTTCCGGAGGGCCCATGAGCCTGCACGAACTCAATACATTTCCTGGTGTGACCGCCCAACCTGACACCGCCACTCAGAAGTTCGTCTTCAACCACACCATGCTGCGGGTCAAGGACATCACCCGGTCACTGGATTTCTACACCCGCATCCTGGGTTTCTCGCTAGTGGAAAAACGCGATTTCCCGGAAGCCGAGTTCAGTCTGTATTTCCTGGCGCTGGTCGATAAAAACCAGATCCCGGCCGATGCCGCTGCCCGCACCGAGTGGATGAAATCGATCCCCGGCATTCTCGAACTGACCCACAACCACGGCACCGAGAACGACGCGGATTTCGCCTACCACAACGGCAACACCGACCCGCGCGGTTTCGGCCATATCTGCATTTCGGTGCCAGATATTCGCGCGGCGTGCGAACGCTTCGAAGCGCTGGGCTGCGATTTCCAGAAACGCCTGAACGACGGTCGCATGAAGAGCCTGGCGTTCATCAAGGACCCGGATGGTTACTGGGTCGAAATTATTCAGCCTGCACCGATGTAAACGAAATGATCGTTCCCACGCTCTGCGTGGTAATGCCTCCTGTGACGCTCTGCGTCACGCTTTTGGGACGCGGAGCGTCCCGGGCTGCATTCCCACGCAGAGCGTGGGAACGATCAGAGCAAGACACAAAAAACCCCATGATCGCTCATGGGGTTTTGTGTTTTCAGCGTCGGCGTTTATGCAGGCGCCGAGGTGCGAATCAAGTGATCGAACGCGCTCAGGGAAGCCTTGGCGCCCTCACCCACCGCAATCACGATCTGCTTGTACGGCACGGTAGTCACGTCACCGGCCGCGAACACGCCGGGCATCGACGTTTCTCCGCGGGCATCGACGATGATCTCGCCGCGCGGCGACAACTCGATGGTGCCTTTGAGCCAATCGGTGTTAGGCAACAGACCGATCTGCACGAAGATTCCTTCCAGCTCGACCGTGCGCAACTCGTCCGACTGACGATCCTTGTAGCGCAGACCGTTGACCTTCTGACCGTCGCCAGTTACTTCAGTGGTTTGCGCACTGGTGATCACCGTAACGTTCGGCAGGCTGTGCAACTTGCGCTGCAACACCGCGTCGGCGCGCAGTTGTACGTCGAACTCCAGCAGGGTCACGTGGGACACGATACCAGCCAGGTCGATAGCCGCTTCGACGCCGGAGTTACCACCACCAATTACTGCCACACGCTTGCCTTTGAAAAGCGGACCGTCGCAGTGGGGGCAGTAAGCCACGCCCTTGTTGCGGTATTGCTGCTCACCGGGAACGTTCATTTCACGCCACCGGGCGCCAGTCGCCAAAATCACGGTCTTGGCTTTCAAGGACGCACCGCTGGCGAAATGGATTTCGTGTAGTTCGCCATTTTTGCCCGGCACCAGCTTGTCGGCGCGTTGCAGGTTCATGATGTCCACGTCGTACTGCTTGACGTGCTCTTCCAGCGCCACGGCCAGTTTCGGCCCTTCGGTTTCCTGCACGGAGATAAAGTTCTCGATGGCCATGGTGTCGAGCACCTGACCACCAAAACGTTCCGCCGCCACACCGATGCGAATGCCTTTACGAGCAGCGTAGATTGCCGCCGAAGCACCGGCCGGGCCACCGCCGACAACCAGCACGTCAAAGGCTTCTTTGGCGCTGATTTTCTCGGCCTGGCGCTCGGTGCCGCTGGTGTCGATCTTGGCGAGGATTTCTTCGAGGCCCATGCGGCCTTGGCCAAAGTTGACGCCATTCAGGTAAATGCTTGGCACGGCCATGATCTGGCGCTCGTCGACTTCAGCCTGAAACAGCGCGCCGTCGATGGCGACGTGGCGGATGTTCGGGTTCAGCACAGCCATCAGGTTCAATGCCTGGACCACGTCCGGGCAGTTCTGACAGGACAGCGAGAAGTAAGTCTCGAAGTTGAACTCGCCTTTGAGCGAGCGGATCTGTTCGATCACTTCGATACTGGCCTTCGAGGGGTGGCCACCGACTTGCAGCAGGGCCAGCACCAGCGAAGTGAATTCATGGCCCATCGGAATACCGGCGAAACGCAGGCTGATATCGGCCCCTGGGCGGTTGATCGAAAACGATGGTTTACGCGCATCGTTACCGTTGTCGAGCAACGTAATCTGGGTGGAAAGACTGGCAACGTCTTTGAGTAAAGCGAGCATTTCCTGGGATTTCGCACCGTCGTCGAGGGAGGCAACGATCTCGATCGGCTGGGTGACCCGTTCCAGGTACGATTTCAACTGGGCTTTAAGATTGGCGTCCAACATACGGGCGATTTCCATGCTGTTTGGTGAAGAGACAAAAACATAAAAAAACGCCCGAGCGAATCTCGCCCGGGCGTTTTTATTGGGCGGTTGCAGCTTACTTAGGAGGTGCGGAGTTCCGCCCTGATGACGCGCGTCACAGACTTAGATCTTGCCGACCAGGTCCAGGGACGGAGCCAGTGTGGCCTCGCCTTCTTTCCACTTGGCAGGGCAAACCTGGCCTGGGTGAGCAGCAACGTACTGAGCAGCCTTGATTTTGCGCAGCAGCTCGGAAGCGTCACGGCCTACACCGCCGTCGTTGAGTTCAACGATTTTGATCTGGCCTTCAGGGTTGATCACGAAGGTGCCACGGTCAGCCAGACCCGCTTCTTCGATCAGCACGTCGAAGTTGCGGGAGATAGCGTGAGTCGGGTCGCCGATCATGGTGTACTGGATTTTGCCGATGGCTGGCGAAGTGTTGTGCCACGCAGCGTGGGCAAAGTGGGTATCGGTGGAAACGCTGTAGATTTCGACGCCCAGTTTCTGGAACTCGGCGTAGTTGTCAGCCAGGTCTTCCAGTTCGGTCGGGCAAACGAAGGTGAAGTCAGCCGGGTAGAAGAAAACGACAGACCATTTGCCTTTCAGGTCAGCGTCCGACACTTTTACGAAGTCGCCATTTTTAAAGGCGTCAGCTTTGAACGGTTTAACTTGGCTGTTGATGATAGGCATCGATGACTCTCCGTCAGGGGTTAAGAAGTTGATGAAGTGAATCCTACCCACCCGATCGCCGGTTGGCTCATTGGCAAACCTGATGCTGCTGATTGGTTTTCGCTATTAGCCGAGCGTATTAATAGAAGAAAACGTGATCTAAGGCGCCAACGGTTTTTCAGCGATTCGGGTCATCCCGATAAACGGGCTGGCTTCAACATAGCGCATGGCGGACTTCATATCCTTCCAGCCCACGTAATTCATCAACGACTTCAAATCCCAACCGCTCTGGTGAGCCCAGGTCGCAAAGCCACGCCGCAAGGAGTGGCTGGTGTAGTGCTCGGCCGGAATACCGGCGCGCTCCAGGGCCTGGCGCAACAACGGGATCACGCTATTGGCATGCAGGCCCCCCTCGCTCAAATGGCCCCAGCGATCGATACCCCGGAACACCGGCCCGCGGACCAACGCCGCTTCAGTGATCCATTGGATATAGGCCTGCACCGGACACAGGCGCTGCAAGGCTGGCGTCTGGTATGTCTGGCCGAGGTTCTCGCGGTCGCTCTTGCTGCGAGGCAGGTAGAGGGTGATGCCTGAGCCGGCGCTGGCCCGCACATGTTCAATCTGCACGCGGCACAACTCATCGCTACGGAAACCGCGCCAGAAGCCCAACAGGATCAACGCCGTGTCACGCCGGGCCCGCAGCAGTCCCGGTTGATCGCCCTGCGCCTTGGCGGTTTGCGCTTCCTGCTCCAGCCAGGCCACCACTTGCTCCAGATGCCGAAGCTGCAACGGCTCGGCCTGTTTCTCCTGCGCCGGGTGCAGCGCGCGAATGCCCTTGAACACTTTGCGCACCACGGGCGCCTTGGTGGGATCGGCGAACCCCTGACTGTTGTGCCATTGCGCCAACGCGGACAAGCGCAATTTCAAGGTATTGATCGACAGCACACCTGCGTGGGCCACGAGATAGCGCGCCACGCTATCGCCGGTCGCCGGCAGGAACCCGCCCCAACTGACTTCGAAATGCTCGATGGCCGCGCGATAGCTGCGACGGGTGTTGTCGCGCGTGGCGGCTTGCAGGTAGCGATCCAGCTCAGTCATGGGCTCACTTCTCGAAAACATACCGCTCTGGCGGGCGAAACCCGGATTACAGCTCATCACACGGGGTAATACCAGTATATCCCGCATGATGAATAACAGATTTTTAACTTTATCGGCATCATGGTACATTGCGTATATTAGTGGTACGTACCACAGTATCAAATCGTAGGAGAAGACATGGCACGTGGCGGCGTAAACAAGGCACTGGTGCAAGCGGCACGCTCAGCGATCCTCGCCCGGGGCGAACACCCCAGCATCGACGCGGTACGGATCGAGATGGGCAATACCGGCTCGAAAACCACGATCCATCGCTATCTGAAGGAGCTCGATGACGGCGCTGAACCCGCGCAAGCACCTTGCGAGCCTATCGACGATGAGCTGACAAGCCTGGTGTCGCGCCTGGCACAACGCCTGAAAGAACAGGCGCAAGAACCCATCGACCAGGCGCGCGCACAGTTCGAGCAACAACGAAAAGAGCTGGAAACCCGACTGCACGAGGCCCGTGAGGCCAATACTGAATTGCAGCAGCAGTACGAA is a genomic window containing:
- the gloA gene encoding lactoylglutathione lyase; translation: MSLHELNTFPGVTAQPDTATQKFVFNHTMLRVKDITRSLDFYTRILGFSLVEKRDFPEAEFSLYFLALVDKNQIPADAAARTEWMKSIPGILELTHNHGTENDADFAYHNGNTDPRGFGHICISVPDIRAACERFEALGCDFQKRLNDGRMKSLAFIKDPDGYWVEIIQPAPM
- a CDS encoding histone-like nucleoid-structuring protein, MvaT/MvaU family, which encodes MSRLAEFRAAEKALQEQLKQLESLKNDAGLKKEIEFEEKLQGLMKTYGKSLRDIIAILDPNPAKSGLQQATAPKTRRARVVKVYQNPHTGELIETKGGNHRGLKAWKEQYGAATVDSWLRG
- a CDS encoding site-specific integrase gives rise to the protein MTELDRYLQAATRDNTRRSYRAAIEHFEVSWGGFLPATGDSVARYLVAHAGVLSINTLKLRLSALAQWHNSQGFADPTKAPVVRKVFKGIRALHPAQEKQAEPLQLRHLEQVVAWLEQEAQTAKAQGDQPGLLRARRDTALILLGFWRGFRSDELCRVQIEHVRASAGSGITLYLPRSKSDRENLGQTYQTPALQRLCPVQAYIQWITEAALVRGPVFRGIDRWGHLSEGGLHANSVIPLLRQALERAGIPAEHYTSHSLRRGFATWAHQSGWDLKSLMNYVGWKDMKSAMRYVEASPFIGMTRIAEKPLAP
- a CDS encoding EAL domain-containing protein; the encoded protein is MPLNVKSRRKRGTRIVVTVLSGLLPVLLGVAILYLQAERTLKQSTELTGEEAVRQFELMLDNTAQAAQELLPLAGQNCNDVKLALREQVTRRPFVRSTNLVWNTNLYCSSLFGEYQEKINHGDYTQGKLWLMNGNPVTPNTALLVYRLSEGNQGALTTLDGYHLSNVLRLIGRKTLLMLQVGPHWLSADGKVHDDALPILPVAQNTLTSSRYAFTVAAGFPEGETWRYMRSEYPPLFSLLMFFGVVSGSIGHVLQKRSTSPSREMQRALEAAEFIPYFQPVVHGDNKQWSGAEVLMRWQHPKEGLVRPDLFIPFAEHSGLIVPMTRSLMRQAAALLAPLSAAFDGPFHIGINITASHCRDLELVEDCREFLSAFAPGSISLVLELTERELIEPTAITLQLFEQLHGLGVMIAIDDFGTGHSSLGYLRQFNVDFLKIDQSFVAMIGVDALSRHILDSIIELSAKLDLGIVAEGVETEEQSDYLTAHGVNFLQGYLFGRPMPGADFISALSDH
- a CDS encoding DUF4946 domain-containing protein; its protein translation is MFVLMCLLSAVTRAHAEAPVVTWPNGWTVETVPQDEAKPQVSRQRAVKNDQDGTPVMVMELTMTQVESGHQVNLEGVLLEMRKSVQKDFFQSGYQSVCTKIHPTTLSRLSALETTCTITQNGRHVLSQTLVAAVDADKAYVLSYAGQAEVYKASQDDIAVARNSLKL
- the ahpF gene encoding alkyl hydroperoxide reductase subunit F; the protein is MLDANLKAQLKSYLERVTQPIEIVASLDDGAKSQEMLALLKDVASLSTQITLLDNGNDARKPSFSINRPGADISLRFAGIPMGHEFTSLVLALLQVGGHPSKASIEVIEQIRSLKGEFNFETYFSLSCQNCPDVVQALNLMAVLNPNIRHVAIDGALFQAEVDERQIMAVPSIYLNGVNFGQGRMGLEEILAKIDTSGTERQAEKISAKEAFDVLVVGGGPAGASAAIYAARKGIRIGVAAERFGGQVLDTMAIENFISVQETEGPKLAVALEEHVKQYDVDIMNLQRADKLVPGKNGELHEIHFASGASLKAKTVILATGARWREMNVPGEQQYRNKGVAYCPHCDGPLFKGKRVAVIGGGNSGVEAAIDLAGIVSHVTLLEFDVQLRADAVLQRKLHSLPNVTVITSAQTTEVTGDGQKVNGLRYKDRQSDELRTVELEGIFVQIGLLPNTDWLKGTIELSPRGEIIVDARGETSMPGVFAAGDVTTVPYKQIVIAVGEGAKASLSAFDHLIRTSAPA
- the ahpC gene encoding alkyl hydroperoxide reductase subunit C, with amino-acid sequence MPIINSQVKPFKADAFKNGDFVKVSDADLKGKWSVVFFYPADFTFVCPTELEDLADNYAEFQKLGVEIYSVSTDTHFAHAAWHNTSPAIGKIQYTMIGDPTHAISRNFDVLIEEAGLADRGTFVINPEGQIKIVELNDGGVGRDASELLRKIKAAQYVAAHPGQVCPAKWKEGEATLAPSLDLVGKI